In the genome of Bombus affinis isolate iyBomAffi1 chromosome 7, iyBomAffi1.2, whole genome shotgun sequence, one region contains:
- the LOC126918520 gene encoding calpain-A-like isoform X3 yields the protein MSNYSYYYVKVIADGTDNSRTYKFLKGNPILFKPPEDTWSTYGRYNLLSRLLRGGLSGSGDIHHPANAVFKLGEKGSGFRPRAAVQDFSKLKQECLATGTLFEDPEFPADDSSLYFSKRPDRYIEWKRPMEIADNPQLFVEGFSRFDVQQGELGDCWLLAAVANLTMDANLFFQVVPEDQSFEENYAGIFHFRFWQYGRWVDVVIDDRLPTYRGELVYLHSAEINEFWSALLEKAYAKLHGSYEALKGGTTCEAMEDFTGGVTEMYQMDQTPPNLFSILLKAYERNSLMGCSIEPDPNILEAETPQGLIRGHAYSITRVKYVEIQTPNQFGKIPLLRLRNPWGNEAEWNGPWSDQSPEWRFIPDHEKEELGLTFDMDGEFWMSFQDFTRYFTQLEICNLNPDSLTEDDLNAGKKKWEMSVFEGEWVRGVTAGGCRNFLETFWHNPQYRITLEYPDEDDDKCTVIVALMQKNRRAQRRMGAECLTIGFAIYHLEYPERLPKPLDINFFKYNASVARSPAFINLREVTCRFKLPPGVYCIVPSTFDPNEEGEFLLRIFSENKNNMEENDDEVGVGEIDDRVINPKGDNEHEDGDKVREEPDPDRNADKVREFFKKLAGDDMEVDWMELKEILDFAMRKELPQSARRSEAHAPETVQGNGSFIDTLISLLCGIVCNNEQYSKIVETNDKGFSKDVCRSMVAMLDVDHSGKLGFEEFRTLWNDIRKWRAVFKLYDKDESGYLSAFELRQALNSAGYRLNNHILNILVHRYGTKDGMITFDDYIMCAVRLKTMIDIFRERDPDLTNTATFTMEEWIEKTLYS from the exons TTAGGAGAAAAGGGTTCTGGCTTCAGACCCCGAGCAGCGGTTCAAGATTTTAGCAAACTTAAGCAAGAATGTTTGGCTACGGGGACACTTTTCGAAGATCCCGAATTTCCAGCGGATGATTCATCGTTATATTTCTCGAAAAGGCCAGACAGATATATAGAATGGAAACGACCGATG GAAATCGCGGACAACCCTCAACTGTTCGTCGAGGGTTTTTCCAGATTCGACGTTCAGCAAGGCGAATTAGGAGATTGTTGGCTGCTGGCAGCAGTCGCAAATCTCACTATGGATGCCAATTTGTTTTTCCAAGTAGTCCCAGAAGACCAGAGTTTCGAAGAAAACTACGCCGGCATATTTCATTTCAG ATTCTGGCAATACGGTAGATGGGTAGACGTGGTGATTGACGACAGATTACCGACCTACCGCGGCGAATTGGTATACCTGCATTCGGCTGAGATAAACGAATTCTGGAGTGCTCTTTTGGAAAAGGCGTACGCGAAGCTTCATGGCTCGTACGAAGCTTTGAAAGGCGGAACTACGTGTGAGGCCATGGAGGATTTTACGGGTGGTGTGACGGAAATGTATCAGATGGACCAAACCCCTCCAAATCTATTTAGTATTTTACTAAAAGCTTACGAAAGAAACTCGCTAATGGGCTGTTCGATAGAG CCTGATCCAAATATATTGGAAGCCGAGACGCCTCAAGGACTGATCAGAGGCCATGCTTACAGTATTACACGTGTCAAATATGTAGAGATTCAAACGCCAAACCAATTTGGGAAAATACCGCTACTTAGACTTAGAAATCCATGGGGTAACGAGGCAGAATGGAATGGTCCGTGGAGCGATCA atcACCAGAGTGGAGATTCATTCCTGATCATGAGAAGGAAGAGCTAGGCTTGACCTTCGACATGGATGGTGAATTTTGGATGTCATTCCAGGATTTTACGCGATATTTTACGCAACTAGAAATATGTAACTTGAATCCAGACTCGTTGACAGAAGATGATTTAAATGCCGGTAAAAAGAAATGGGAGATGAGCGTGTTCGAAGGAGAATGGGTACGCGGTGTTACGGCAGGAGGATGTAGGAACTTTTTAG AAACCTTCTGGCATAATCCGCAATACCGAATTACTCTCGAGTACCCAGATGAAGATGACGATAAATGTACAGTCATTGTTGCGTTGATGCAGAAAAATAGGCGAGCACAGAGAAGAATGGGTGCAGAATGTCTGACAATTGGATTTGCCATATACCAT TTGGAGTACCCCGAACGATTACCCAAGCCATTGGACATTAATTTCTTCAAGTACAACGCGTCAGTTGCAAGATCGCCAGCATTTATAAATTTACGAGAAGTAACGTGCCGTTTCAAATTACCACCTGGTGTATATTGCATAGTTCCAAGTACGTTTGACCCTAATGAAGAGGGTGAATTTTTGCTGAGAATATTCTCCGAAAATAAGAACAATATGGA AGAAAATGACGATGAAGTTGGTGTTGGAGAAATTGATGATAGG GTCATTAATCCCAAAGGTGATAACGAACACGAAGATGGAGATAAG GTTCGAGAAGAACCAGATCCAGACCGTAATGCAGACAAAGTTCGAGAATTTTTCAAAAAGCTCGCTGGTGACGATATGGAAGTGGATTGGATGGAGCTAAAGGAAATTTTAGATTTTGCAATGCGAAAAG AACTACCACAGTCGGCGCGTCGTAGTGAGGCACATGCCCCTGAAACTGTACAAGGAAATGGTTCGTTTATCGACACTCTCATCTCACTGCTGTGCGGCATTGTTTGTAATAATGAACAGTACAGTAAGATTGTAG AAACGAATGATAAAGGGTTCAGCAAGGATGTATGCCGTAGTATGGTGGCCATGTTAGATGTAGATCACTCTGGAAAACTCGGATTTGAAGAATTTCGAACATTATGGAACGACATAAGGAAATGGAGG GCTGTGTTCAAATTATACGACAAAGACGAATCGGGATATTTAAGTGCGTTTGAATTGAGGCAAGCATTAAATAGCGCAGGCTATCGACTCAATAATCACATTTTAAATATCTTGGTGCATCGTTACGGAACGAAGGATGGTATGATCACCTTCGATGATTACATCATGTGCGCAGTTCGACTCAAGACAATGATAG ATATTTTCAGAGAACGAGATCCAGACTTAACTAATACGGCGACATTCACAATGGAAGAATGGATAGAGAAAACGTTATACTCGTAA
- the LOC126918520 gene encoding calpain-A-like isoform X10: protein MEIADNPQLFVEGFSRFDVQQGELGDCWLLAAVANLTMDANLFFQVVPEDQSFEENYAGIFHFRFWQYGRWVDVVIDDRLPTYRGELVYLHSAEINEFWSALLEKAYAKLHGSYEALKGGTTCEAMEDFTGGVTEMYQMDQTPPNLFSILLKAYERNSLMGCSIEPDPNILEAETPQGLIRGHAYSITRVKYVEIQTPNQFGKIPLLRLRNPWGNEAEWNGPWSDQSPEWRFIPDHEKEELGLTFDMDGEFWMSFQDFTRYFTQLEICNLNPDSLTEDDLNAGKKKWEMSVFEGEWVRGVTAGGCRNFLETFWHNPQYRITLEYPDEDDDKCTVIVALMQKNRRAQRRMGAECLTIGFAIYHLEYPERLPKPLDINFFKYNASVARSPAFINLREVTCRFKLPPGVYCIVPSTFDPNEEGEFLLRIFSENKNNMEENDDEVGVGEIDDRVINPKGDNEHEDGDKVREEPDPDRNADKVREFFKKLAGDDMEVDWMELKEILDFAMRKELPQSARRSEAHAPETVQGNGSFIDTLISLLCGIVCNNEQYSKIVETNDKGFSKDVCRSMVAMLDVDHSGKLGFEEFRTLWNDIRKWRAVFKLYDKDESGYLSAFELRQALNSAGYRLNNHILNILVHRYGTKDGMITFDDYIMCAVRLKTMIDIFRERDPDLTNTATFTMEEWIEKTLYS, encoded by the exons ATG GAAATCGCGGACAACCCTCAACTGTTCGTCGAGGGTTTTTCCAGATTCGACGTTCAGCAAGGCGAATTAGGAGATTGTTGGCTGCTGGCAGCAGTCGCAAATCTCACTATGGATGCCAATTTGTTTTTCCAAGTAGTCCCAGAAGACCAGAGTTTCGAAGAAAACTACGCCGGCATATTTCATTTCAG ATTCTGGCAATACGGTAGATGGGTAGACGTGGTGATTGACGACAGATTACCGACCTACCGCGGCGAATTGGTATACCTGCATTCGGCTGAGATAAACGAATTCTGGAGTGCTCTTTTGGAAAAGGCGTACGCGAAGCTTCATGGCTCGTACGAAGCTTTGAAAGGCGGAACTACGTGTGAGGCCATGGAGGATTTTACGGGTGGTGTGACGGAAATGTATCAGATGGACCAAACCCCTCCAAATCTATTTAGTATTTTACTAAAAGCTTACGAAAGAAACTCGCTAATGGGCTGTTCGATAGAG CCTGATCCAAATATATTGGAAGCCGAGACGCCTCAAGGACTGATCAGAGGCCATGCTTACAGTATTACACGTGTCAAATATGTAGAGATTCAAACGCCAAACCAATTTGGGAAAATACCGCTACTTAGACTTAGAAATCCATGGGGTAACGAGGCAGAATGGAATGGTCCGTGGAGCGATCA atcACCAGAGTGGAGATTCATTCCTGATCATGAGAAGGAAGAGCTAGGCTTGACCTTCGACATGGATGGTGAATTTTGGATGTCATTCCAGGATTTTACGCGATATTTTACGCAACTAGAAATATGTAACTTGAATCCAGACTCGTTGACAGAAGATGATTTAAATGCCGGTAAAAAGAAATGGGAGATGAGCGTGTTCGAAGGAGAATGGGTACGCGGTGTTACGGCAGGAGGATGTAGGAACTTTTTAG AAACCTTCTGGCATAATCCGCAATACCGAATTACTCTCGAGTACCCAGATGAAGATGACGATAAATGTACAGTCATTGTTGCGTTGATGCAGAAAAATAGGCGAGCACAGAGAAGAATGGGTGCAGAATGTCTGACAATTGGATTTGCCATATACCAT TTGGAGTACCCCGAACGATTACCCAAGCCATTGGACATTAATTTCTTCAAGTACAACGCGTCAGTTGCAAGATCGCCAGCATTTATAAATTTACGAGAAGTAACGTGCCGTTTCAAATTACCACCTGGTGTATATTGCATAGTTCCAAGTACGTTTGACCCTAATGAAGAGGGTGAATTTTTGCTGAGAATATTCTCCGAAAATAAGAACAATATGGA AGAAAATGACGATGAAGTTGGTGTTGGAGAAATTGATGATAGG GTCATTAATCCCAAAGGTGATAACGAACACGAAGATGGAGATAAG GTTCGAGAAGAACCAGATCCAGACCGTAATGCAGACAAAGTTCGAGAATTTTTCAAAAAGCTCGCTGGTGACGATATGGAAGTGGATTGGATGGAGCTAAAGGAAATTTTAGATTTTGCAATGCGAAAAG AACTACCACAGTCGGCGCGTCGTAGTGAGGCACATGCCCCTGAAACTGTACAAGGAAATGGTTCGTTTATCGACACTCTCATCTCACTGCTGTGCGGCATTGTTTGTAATAATGAACAGTACAGTAAGATTGTAG AAACGAATGATAAAGGGTTCAGCAAGGATGTATGCCGTAGTATGGTGGCCATGTTAGATGTAGATCACTCTGGAAAACTCGGATTTGAAGAATTTCGAACATTATGGAACGACATAAGGAAATGGAGG GCTGTGTTCAAATTATACGACAAAGACGAATCGGGATATTTAAGTGCGTTTGAATTGAGGCAAGCATTAAATAGCGCAGGCTATCGACTCAATAATCACATTTTAAATATCTTGGTGCATCGTTACGGAACGAAGGATGGTATGATCACCTTCGATGATTACATCATGTGCGCAGTTCGACTCAAGACAATGATAG ATATTTTCAGAGAACGAGATCCAGACTTAACTAATACGGCGACATTCACAATGGAAGAATGGATAGAGAAAACGTTATACTCGTAA